In a single window of the Streptacidiphilus sp. P02-A3a genome:
- a CDS encoding DUF1348 family protein, producing the protein MQRPEPYPARAPVAGAGRWGSGWSVADRTRAALAGRPVRRFPPSMRNPPWPEITAFLRSKWERELDYALRKELWAFRGSRIAVRFQYEWHDRTGQWHRSYGNELWDFDQDGLMRRREAGINDTDIAAADRRIFGPRLASEHGLPLPLR; encoded by the coding sequence CTGCAGCGGCCCGAGCCGTACCCCGCGCGGGCCCCGGTAGCCGGAGCCGGACGGTGGGGGTCCGGCTGGTCAGTGGCGGACCGGACACGGGCGGCGCTGGCCGGGCGACCCGTCCGCCGCTTCCCCCCTTCGATGAGGAATCCGCCCTGGCCGGAGATCACCGCGTTCCTGCGGTCCAAGTGGGAGCGGGAACTCGACTACGCCCTGCGCAAGGAGCTGTGGGCCTTCCGGGGCAGCCGGATCGCGGTGCGGTTCCAGTACGAGTGGCACGACCGCACCGGACAGTGGCACCGCAGCTACGGCAATGAACTGTGGGACTTCGACCAGGACGGGCTGATGCGGCGTCGTGAGGCCGGCATCAACGACACCGACATCGCCGCGGCCGACCGACGGATCTTCGGCCCCCGGCTCGCGTCCGAGCACGGCCTACCGCTTCCGCTGCGCTGA
- a CDS encoding MFS transporter: MDEKLLTRPLPAVPDALARRRVLLATGVSYVVVLLDASIVNVALNSISTRLAVGVDGLQWVVNAYTLAFASLLLTGGTLADRWGARRAYLAGLLLFTVASAGCGVASGLPVLAAGRAVQGAGAALLVPAALALINHAHPEPDRRARAVGIWMSLGGVAMAAGPPIGGALITALGWRSIFFVNLPIGLVGVWLAWPIAEQRIRSVAGRLDLVGQVTAVLALGLPIAVLIQGRDWGAPLVGAALAAAAAAAVVFLVVEARGAHPMLPLSLFRSRVFAGSTVASATSALVFYGLLFVCGLYFQQVRGYSPLRAGLALLPLTASVAFGGFGSARVARRFGARWSMCAAFGLYALGALGLLGATRTSPYWAALAPMLVIGLAGGFISPAATAPALGTVERGRAGVAAAALNTARQSGSAVGVAAFGSLVGGLHPFETGLRVVLGLIALASVAAAAVWARTLGGPRPRFGRAVQGQPDPSSGGTRRGSGRCG; encoded by the coding sequence ATGGACGAGAAGCTTCTGACCCGGCCGCTGCCCGCTGTGCCGGATGCCCTGGCCCGACGCCGGGTGCTGCTGGCGACCGGGGTCAGCTACGTGGTCGTGCTGTTGGACGCGTCGATCGTCAACGTCGCGCTGAACAGCATCTCCACCCGTCTGGCGGTCGGTGTGGACGGCCTGCAGTGGGTGGTCAACGCCTACACGCTGGCGTTCGCGAGCCTGCTGCTGACCGGCGGCACGCTCGCGGACCGGTGGGGCGCGCGCCGCGCCTACCTGGCCGGGCTGCTGCTGTTCACCGTCGCCTCCGCGGGCTGCGGCGTGGCGTCCGGGCTGCCGGTGCTGGCCGCCGGACGCGCGGTGCAGGGCGCCGGCGCGGCACTGCTGGTACCGGCCGCGCTGGCGCTGATCAACCATGCCCACCCGGAGCCGGACCGACGGGCCCGGGCGGTCGGGATCTGGATGTCGCTCGGCGGCGTGGCCATGGCCGCCGGGCCGCCGATCGGCGGCGCGCTGATCACCGCGCTCGGCTGGCGCAGCATCTTCTTCGTCAACCTGCCGATCGGACTGGTCGGGGTGTGGCTGGCGTGGCCGATCGCGGAGCAGCGGATCCGGTCGGTGGCCGGACGCCTCGACCTGGTCGGCCAGGTGACCGCCGTGCTCGCGCTGGGCCTGCCGATCGCCGTGCTCATCCAGGGTCGGGACTGGGGTGCGCCGCTGGTGGGCGCGGCTCTGGCCGCCGCCGCCGCGGCCGCGGTGGTGTTCCTGGTCGTCGAGGCGCGCGGCGCGCACCCGATGCTGCCGCTGTCGCTGTTCCGCAGCCGGGTGTTCGCGGGTTCGACGGTGGCGTCGGCGACCTCGGCGCTGGTCTTCTACGGCCTGCTGTTCGTCTGCGGCCTGTACTTCCAGCAGGTCCGGGGGTACTCGCCGCTGCGGGCCGGGCTGGCGCTGCTGCCGTTGACCGCGAGCGTGGCCTTCGGCGGTTTCGGCTCCGCTCGGGTGGCGCGGCGGTTCGGCGCCCGGTGGTCCATGTGCGCGGCGTTCGGGCTGTACGCCCTCGGGGCGCTCGGCCTGCTCGGCGCCACGCGTACCTCGCCCTATTGGGCGGCGCTCGCGCCGATGCTGGTGATCGGCCTGGCCGGGGGGTTCATCTCCCCGGCGGCCACCGCCCCGGCCCTGGGAACCGTCGAGCGGGGCCGCGCGGGCGTGGCGGCGGCCGCGCTGAACACCGCCCGGCAGTCCGGTTCGGCTGTCGGCGTCGCCGCCTTCGGCTCACTGGTCGGCGGCCTCCACCCGTTCGAGACCGGCCTGCGGGTGGTCCTCGGCCTGATCGCCCTGGCCTCGGTCGCGGCGGCGGCGGTCTGGGCCCGCACCCTCGGCGGCCCGCGCCCTCGGTTCGGGCGGGCGGTCCAGGGTCAGCCGGACCCTAGCTCTGGCGGTACCCGGCGAGGAAGCGGCCGATGCGGCTGA
- a CDS encoding pyridoxal phosphate-dependent aminotransferase, with the protein MEFKQSSKLAGVCYEIRGPVIEHANALEEAGHSVLRLNTGNPALFGFEAPGEILQDMIRTLPQAHGYTDSRGILSARRAVAQHYQERGLPEVGVDDVFLGNGVSELISMAVQALLDDGDEVLIPAPDFPLWTAATTLAGGKAVHYLCDESADWYPDLADMAAKITDRTKAVVIINPNNPTGAVYPKEILDGILELARRHQLMVLADEIYDKILYDDAVHHHAAVLAPDLVCLTFSGLSKAYRVAGFRSGWLVVSGPKQYAKDYLEGLGTLASMRLCPNAPAQYAIQAALGGHQSIGELVLPGGRLREQRDRCWEKLNEIPGVSCVKPKGALYAFPRLDPKVHRIHDDEKLVLDLLLREKIQVVQGTGFNWPTPDHFRILTLPHADVLDAAISRIGRFLAGYRQS; encoded by the coding sequence ATGGAGTTCAAGCAGTCGAGCAAGCTCGCCGGTGTCTGCTACGAGATCCGGGGGCCGGTGATCGAGCACGCCAACGCGCTGGAGGAGGCAGGCCACAGCGTGCTGCGGCTGAACACCGGCAACCCGGCGCTGTTCGGCTTCGAGGCGCCCGGCGAGATCCTGCAGGACATGATCCGCACCCTCCCCCAGGCCCACGGCTACACCGACTCGCGCGGCATCCTCTCCGCTCGGCGCGCGGTCGCCCAGCACTACCAGGAGCGCGGGCTGCCCGAGGTCGGCGTCGACGACGTCTTCCTGGGCAACGGGGTGTCCGAGCTGATCTCCATGGCGGTCCAGGCGCTGCTCGACGACGGCGACGAAGTCCTGATCCCGGCACCGGACTTCCCGCTGTGGACGGCGGCCACCACGCTGGCCGGGGGCAAGGCCGTGCACTACCTCTGCGACGAGTCGGCCGACTGGTACCCGGACCTCGCCGACATGGCCGCGAAGATCACCGACCGGACCAAGGCCGTGGTCATCATCAACCCCAACAACCCCACCGGCGCGGTCTATCCGAAGGAGATCCTGGACGGCATCCTGGAACTCGCCCGCCGCCACCAGCTGATGGTGCTCGCCGACGAGATCTACGACAAGATCCTGTACGACGACGCCGTCCACCACCACGCCGCCGTACTCGCCCCCGACCTGGTCTGCCTGACCTTCAGCGGCCTGTCCAAGGCCTACCGGGTCGCGGGGTTCCGCTCCGGCTGGCTCGTCGTCTCCGGCCCCAAGCAGTACGCCAAGGACTACCTCGAAGGCCTGGGCACCCTCGCCTCGATGCGGCTGTGCCCCAACGCCCCGGCCCAGTACGCCATCCAGGCCGCGCTCGGCGGGCACCAGAGCATCGGCGAACTGGTCCTCCCCGGCGGACGGCTGCGCGAGCAGCGCGACCGCTGCTGGGAGAAGCTGAACGAGATCCCCGGCGTCTCCTGCGTCAAACCGAAGGGCGCGCTCTACGCCTTCCCCCGGCTGGACCCCAAGGTGCACCGGATCCACGACGACGAGAAGCTGGTCCTGGACCTGCTGCTGCGCGAGAAGATCCAGGTGGTCCAGGGCACCGGCTTCAACTGGCCGACCCCGGACCACTTCCGCATCCTGACCCTGCCCCACGCCGATGTCCTGGATGCCGCCATCAGCCGCATCGGCCGCTTCCTCGCCGGGTACCGCCAGAGCTAG
- a CDS encoding histidine kinase — protein sequence MSGDVAALGLPTLAAVLDGVEDGITVVDADGRFVHANPAACRMLGRPLDRLRGGELLGALGFGGGATPPGRFPWGPEDAPAPFRCLVGGPDTVGREVTCSVVATDIGGARHWVAILRDLGGGPARERTAVALAQTTAQLVAAGTVEEILRGIARHAVDSTAAVACGIVVIGDDHKLAVAGGYGFPDRARSMSAWTASSVTLDEMPGGSHVLTGKPVFLPDARAAMGAAPATRAFAATMESLDWQGSYYAPLSWEGEVFGVFGAHRPPGAADPNAEECAFYNVLADQCAVAVTNARLAASMERTRLARELHDSISQALFSMTMHARAAQLAMSKADLDDSGPLGRSVAQLAELTRGTLAEMRALIFELRPGALAEEGLVSALRKQGAALTAREQVAIAVDGPERRLDLGSGVEEHLYRIASEALNNVVKHAGARHATVHVTVEAGALRTVVSDDGAGFDPAAEHSGSMGLSSMAERAQAIGAQFTVTSTRHPGADGVTGVTHVTGVTGADAGRTGTVVTVTLPHRRRGHPKEGT from the coding sequence GTGAGCGGGGACGTGGCCGCGTTGGGCCTGCCCACGCTGGCGGCGGTGCTGGACGGCGTCGAGGACGGGATCACGGTCGTCGACGCCGACGGCCGGTTCGTCCACGCCAACCCCGCGGCCTGCCGGATGCTGGGCCGACCGCTGGATCGGCTGCGCGGCGGCGAACTCCTCGGCGCCCTGGGGTTCGGCGGCGGGGCGACGCCTCCGGGTCGCTTCCCCTGGGGCCCGGAGGACGCGCCCGCGCCGTTCCGCTGCCTCGTGGGCGGCCCGGACACCGTCGGCCGGGAGGTCACGTGTTCCGTCGTCGCCACCGACATCGGCGGCGCCCGGCACTGGGTGGCGATCCTGCGCGACCTCGGCGGCGGACCCGCCCGGGAGCGCACCGCGGTGGCCCTGGCGCAGACCACGGCCCAACTCGTCGCGGCGGGGACGGTGGAGGAGATCCTGCGGGGCATCGCCCGGCACGCCGTCGACAGCACCGCCGCCGTCGCCTGCGGCATCGTGGTGATCGGCGACGACCACAAGCTGGCCGTGGCGGGCGGCTACGGGTTCCCGGACCGCGCCCGCAGCATGAGCGCGTGGACCGCCAGTTCGGTCACCCTGGACGAGATGCCCGGCGGGTCCCACGTGCTCACCGGCAAGCCGGTGTTCCTGCCCGACGCCCGCGCGGCGATGGGCGCCGCCCCGGCCACCAGGGCCTTCGCCGCCACCATGGAGAGCCTGGACTGGCAGGGCTCCTACTACGCGCCGCTGTCCTGGGAGGGCGAGGTGTTCGGGGTGTTCGGGGCGCACCGGCCGCCGGGGGCGGCCGACCCCAACGCGGAGGAGTGCGCCTTCTACAACGTCCTCGCCGACCAGTGCGCCGTGGCGGTGACCAACGCCCGGCTGGCGGCGTCGATGGAACGCACCCGGCTCGCCCGTGAGCTGCACGACTCGATCAGCCAGGCGCTGTTCTCCATGACCATGCACGCCCGGGCCGCGCAACTGGCGATGTCCAAGGCAGACCTGGACGACAGCGGGCCGCTGGGCCGGTCCGTGGCCCAGCTCGCCGAGCTGACCCGGGGCACCCTGGCGGAGATGCGGGCCCTCATCTTCGAACTGCGTCCGGGGGCCCTGGCCGAGGAGGGCCTGGTCTCCGCCCTGCGCAAGCAGGGCGCGGCGCTGACCGCCCGGGAGCAGGTGGCGATCGCGGTGGACGGCCCCGAACGGCGGCTGGACCTCGGGAGCGGGGTCGAGGAGCATCTCTACCGGATCGCGTCCGAAGCGCTCAACAACGTCGTCAAGCACGCCGGTGCCCGGCACGCGACCGTCCACGTCACCGTTGAGGCGGGCGCGCTGCGGACCGTGGTGAGCGACGACGGTGCCGGTTTCGACCCCGCCGCCGAGCACTCGGGTTCCATGGGCCTCTCCAGCATGGCGGAGCGCGCCCAGGCCATCGGCGCCCAGTTCACCGTCACCAGCACCCGGCACCCCGGCGCCGACGGCGTCACCGGCGTCACCCACGTCACCGGCGTCACCGGCGCCGACGCGGGGCGCACCGGCACCGTCGTCACCGTGACGCTGCCGCACCGCCGACGGGGTCACCCCAAGGAAGGCACCTGA
- a CDS encoding SRPBCC domain-containing protein has protein sequence MALETSTDHVIKESLERVWQAWTDPKEVRAWLNLHDALIPLTVGEPLLWSFNRRGRVELAFRGTLREITPQALCVYDWEVPGNDTPTSVTVRFEKVDEKQTRVSVRHTGFSESLRSRLEFDGYDHHWWHYLERLAGYLEYRPFQFHSTLTPPKTGIIPLGVTPETGMVVQDVVVNSAAEAVGMRAGDEIRSIDGIALTEMEDFHRWLDEAVPGQQARFELKDRTLTLVLRPFTA, from the coding sequence ATGGCGCTTGAGACGTCCACCGACCATGTCATCAAGGAGAGCCTGGAACGGGTGTGGCAGGCCTGGACCGACCCCAAGGAGGTGCGGGCCTGGCTCAACCTGCACGACGCGCTGATCCCGCTGACCGTGGGTGAGCCGCTGCTCTGGTCGTTCAACCGCCGCGGACGGGTGGAGCTGGCCTTCCGCGGGACGCTGCGGGAGATCACCCCGCAGGCGCTGTGCGTCTACGACTGGGAGGTGCCCGGCAACGACACCCCGACGTCGGTCACGGTGCGCTTCGAGAAGGTCGACGAGAAGCAGACCCGGGTGTCCGTGCGGCACACCGGGTTCAGCGAGTCGCTGCGGTCCCGGCTGGAGTTCGACGGCTACGACCACCACTGGTGGCACTACCTGGAGCGGCTCGCCGGCTACCTGGAGTACCGCCCGTTCCAGTTCCACAGCACCCTGACGCCGCCGAAGACCGGCATCATCCCCCTGGGAGTCACCCCGGAGACCGGGATGGTGGTCCAGGACGTCGTGGTCAACTCCGCCGCGGAGGCCGTCGGCATGCGGGCCGGGGACGAGATCCGTTCGATCGACGGCATCGCGCTCACTGAGATGGAGGACTTCCACCGATGGCTGGACGAGGCGGTGCCCGGACAGCAGGCCCGGTTCGAACTGAAGGACCGCACCTTGACCCTGGTGCTGCGGCCGTTCACGGCGTGA
- a CDS encoding flavin reductase family protein, translating into MTPTAPEFRTALARFPSGVTAVTTLDREGRPYGFTASSFCSVSLDPPLVLVCLARTAESYPVFAGCDRFGVSVLRPRHRELARLLATRGADKFGGGWAVPTASGIPVVPDALCVLDCTVHDRYTAGDHIILIGEVRTARVGPGEPLVSYGHALHRLHAGPVSDPDG; encoded by the coding sequence GTGACCCCGACGGCTCCGGAGTTCCGGACGGCACTCGCCCGGTTCCCCTCCGGGGTCACCGCCGTCACCACGCTGGACCGCGAGGGCAGGCCGTACGGCTTCACCGCGAGCTCCTTCTGCTCGGTCTCGCTGGACCCGCCCCTGGTGCTGGTGTGCCTGGCGCGCACGGCCGAGTCCTATCCGGTCTTCGCCGGGTGCGACCGGTTCGGCGTGAGCGTGCTGCGCCCCCGGCACCGGGAGCTGGCCCGGCTGCTCGCCACCAGGGGAGCGGACAAGTTCGGCGGCGGCTGGGCCGTCCCGACGGCCTCGGGCATACCCGTCGTCCCGGACGCCCTGTGCGTCCTGGACTGCACGGTCCACGACCGGTACACCGCGGGCGACCACATCATCCTGATCGGCGAGGTCCGGACCGCGCGCGTCGGCCCGGGCGAGCCGCTGGTCAGCTACGGCCACGCCCTCCACCGGCTGCACGCGGGCCCGGTGTCCGATCCCGACGGCTGA
- a CDS encoding helix-turn-helix domain-containing protein gives MPHRSYDQYCAIARALDLVGERWALLIVRELLAGPRRYTDLHADLPGVSTDVLASRLKDLEREGLAVRRRLNRAGATYVYALTPRGLGLLPVLSALADWGTPALEQRRPTDAVRAHWLAVPLLARLAPLAGAHTGTVDVQLDEGAFHLRFDDSGPGYGDGPAERAEARLTLDAAVCLELTRGELPLGQGIKEGTIGLHGSGPLADALRAS, from the coding sequence ATGCCGCACCGAAGTTATGACCAGTACTGCGCCATCGCCCGGGCCCTGGACCTCGTCGGCGAGCGGTGGGCGCTGCTGATCGTCAGGGAACTCCTGGCGGGTCCGCGCCGCTACACCGACCTGCACGCCGACCTGCCCGGGGTCAGCACCGACGTCCTGGCCTCCCGGCTCAAGGACCTTGAGCGCGAGGGCCTGGCCGTCCGCCGGCGGCTGAACCGCGCCGGGGCGACCTACGTGTACGCGCTCACGCCCCGGGGCCTGGGGCTGCTGCCGGTCCTGTCCGCGCTGGCGGACTGGGGCACCCCCGCGCTGGAGCAGCGCCGACCCACCGACGCGGTGCGGGCGCACTGGCTGGCCGTGCCGCTGCTGGCCCGGCTCGCGCCACTGGCCGGAGCGCACACCGGGACCGTCGACGTCCAGCTCGACGAGGGCGCCTTCCACCTGCGCTTCGACGACTCCGGGCCGGGCTACGGGGACGGCCCGGCCGAGCGGGCCGAGGCCAGGCTCACCCTCGACGCCGCCGTCTGCCTGGAACTGACCCGGGGCGAACTGCCGCTCGGGCAGGGGATCAAGGAGGGGACCATCGGGCTCCACGGCAGCGGCCCGCTGGCCGACGCCCTGCGCGCGTCCTGA
- a CDS encoding DUF1453 family protein: MFDVVLIIAAVGYVMARRVRGEPAQAKRMLLLPAVLVALGCSDVSGAAHNPAALAFLITTATISVVFGALRGLSTRLAEHEGIAYVHYTATTIGLWVLSLAVKFGLNAVFQAADPHAAAAAGNSLLLTLGAGMLLEGGVTLNRAMSTSSRVIWSKGKDGQPHTHSAYLDGLQHRRNDL; encoded by the coding sequence GTGTTCGACGTCGTACTGATCATCGCCGCCGTGGGCTACGTCATGGCGCGCCGCGTCCGCGGCGAACCGGCCCAGGCCAAACGGATGCTGCTGCTCCCCGCCGTCCTGGTCGCGCTGGGCTGCTCGGACGTGTCCGGGGCCGCCCACAACCCGGCCGCGCTGGCGTTCCTGATCACCACCGCGACCATCAGCGTCGTCTTCGGCGCGCTGCGCGGCCTGAGCACCAGGCTCGCCGAACACGAGGGCATCGCCTACGTGCACTACACAGCCACCACGATCGGCCTGTGGGTGCTGAGCCTGGCGGTCAAGTTCGGGCTGAACGCCGTGTTCCAGGCCGCCGACCCGCACGCGGCAGCGGCGGCGGGCAACAGCCTGCTGCTGACCCTGGGCGCCGGAATGCTCCTCGAAGGCGGGGTCACCCTGAACCGGGCGATGAGCACCAGCAGCCGGGTCATCTGGTCCAAGGGCAAGGACGGCCAACCGCACACCCACTCCGCCTACCTGGACGGTCTGCAGCACCGCCGGAACGACCTGTGA
- a CDS encoding helix-turn-helix domain-containing protein: protein MDTNTPVEYDVFRLACPSREVFDRIGERWTALVLLALAQDTQRFSVLRRKIEGISQKMLTQTLRTLERDGLVARQAFATVPVTVEYSLTPLGRSLGEAVQTLRGWAYTHIDEITTAREAHDASPAPGSR from the coding sequence ATGGATACCAACACCCCTGTGGAATACGACGTGTTCCGGCTGGCCTGCCCGTCCCGCGAGGTCTTCGACCGGATCGGCGAACGCTGGACCGCGCTGGTGCTGTTGGCCCTGGCCCAGGACACCCAGCGGTTCTCGGTGCTGCGCCGGAAGATCGAGGGCATCAGCCAGAAGATGCTCACCCAGACGCTGCGGACGCTGGAGCGGGACGGCCTGGTGGCGCGGCAGGCGTTCGCCACCGTCCCGGTCACCGTGGAGTACTCGCTGACCCCCCTCGGCCGCAGCCTCGGCGAGGCCGTCCAGACCCTGCGCGGCTGGGCGTACACCCATATCGACGAGATCACCACGGCCCGCGAGGCGCACGACGCGAGCCCAGCCCCGGGCAGTCGCTAG
- a CDS encoding zinc-binding dehydrogenase: protein MKALVATGEPGQLITFAEVAEPNAADGVAVVEVEAFSVNRGDYFQLSGVYGTTPPAGFRPGQDIAGRVVRGATDGSGPAVGSRVVGHATAGWAERVAVPVHALAELPDRVGPVEAAALPLAGLTALRLIRTAGALAGRRVLLTGASGGVGHYLVELAAAAGAEVTAVSSTAERGARLRELGAVAVVRDPADAVGRFDLVLESVGGDSFTGSLARLAPRGTLLWFGQAGRAPVTMDFFEVLTRGAAGATIRHFSHAHSDLPDSQDLATLVRLVATGRLHPEIGRTADWADTAATLTDLSARRIRGNALLTIGATGASAPAGSMDA from the coding sequence ATGAAGGCACTGGTGGCAACCGGCGAACCGGGGCAGCTGATCACCTTCGCGGAGGTGGCGGAGCCGAACGCGGCCGACGGGGTGGCCGTGGTCGAGGTGGAGGCGTTCTCGGTGAACCGGGGCGACTACTTCCAGCTGTCCGGCGTCTACGGGACCACGCCCCCGGCCGGGTTCCGTCCAGGGCAGGACATCGCCGGGCGGGTCGTGCGTGGCGCGACCGACGGCAGCGGACCGGCGGTGGGCAGCCGCGTGGTCGGCCACGCCACCGCCGGATGGGCCGAGCGGGTCGCCGTGCCGGTCCACGCGCTGGCCGAACTCCCGGACCGGGTCGGCCCGGTGGAGGCCGCCGCGCTGCCGCTGGCCGGGCTCACCGCGCTGCGGCTGATCCGGACGGCGGGCGCCCTGGCCGGACGCCGGGTGCTGCTGACCGGCGCCTCCGGGGGCGTGGGCCACTACCTGGTGGAGCTCGCCGCGGCGGCCGGGGCCGAGGTCACCGCCGTCAGCTCCACCGCTGAACGCGGCGCGCGGCTGCGGGAGTTGGGTGCGGTCGCGGTGGTCAGGGATCCGGCTGACGCGGTCGGGCGGTTCGACCTGGTGCTGGAGTCGGTCGGCGGCGACTCGTTCACGGGCAGCCTGGCCCGGCTGGCCCCGCGCGGCACCCTGCTCTGGTTCGGCCAGGCCGGTCGGGCCCCGGTGACCATGGACTTCTTCGAGGTCCTGACGCGGGGTGCGGCCGGGGCGACCATCCGGCACTTCTCCCACGCCCACTCCGACCTGCCCGACAGCCAGGACCTGGCCACCCTGGTCCGGCTGGTGGCCACCGGCCGGCTCCACCCGGAGATCGGCCGCACCGCCGACTGGGCCGACACCGCGGCGACCCTGACCGACCTGAGCGCCCGGCGCATCCGCGGCAACGCGCTGCTGACCATCGGTGCGACCGGCGCGAGCGCTCCGGCTGGCAGCATGGACGCATGA
- a CDS encoding helix-turn-helix transcriptional regulator, protein MTPSARIGEPDIARVASLFANGTRARILMALAGGRSLPARTLAEQAGVTPQAASAQLNRLSAAGLITVQQSGRNRHYALAGRRVAEILEILADLAPAQPAPATLRASTRNQALRRARLCYDHAAGRLGVVITEALLTQGALVPAADPAAAAAVAPAQPAGRQPTTDPDHPYRLGPAAVPVLTGLGVPESRLADDQRRPLLRFCLDWTEQRHHLAGRLGADLVDAFLTAGWITRARDTRALRLTPTGRHGLSHHLGITDP, encoded by the coding sequence ATGACCCCATCGGCGCGCATCGGCGAACCGGACATCGCCCGCGTGGCGAGCCTGTTCGCCAACGGCACCCGTGCCCGCATCCTGATGGCGCTCGCCGGAGGCCGCAGCCTGCCCGCGCGGACGCTGGCCGAGCAGGCGGGCGTCACGCCGCAGGCCGCCAGCGCCCAACTGAACCGGCTGAGCGCGGCCGGACTGATCACCGTCCAGCAGTCAGGGCGGAACCGCCACTACGCACTCGCCGGGCGCCGCGTCGCGGAGATCCTGGAGATCCTGGCCGACCTCGCCCCCGCCCAACCGGCCCCCGCGACGCTCCGCGCCAGCACCCGCAACCAGGCGCTGCGCCGGGCACGCCTCTGCTACGACCACGCGGCGGGCCGTCTCGGGGTCGTCATCACCGAGGCGCTGCTGACCCAGGGCGCGCTCGTCCCCGCGGCGGACCCCGCAGCCGCCGCCGCGGTCGCCCCGGCGCAGCCCGCCGGGCGGCAGCCGACGACCGACCCGGACCACCCCTACCGCCTCGGCCCGGCCGCGGTCCCGGTGCTCACCGGCCTCGGCGTGCCCGAGAGCCGCCTCGCCGACGACCAACGGCGCCCGCTCCTCCGTTTCTGCCTGGACTGGACCGAACAACGACACCACCTGGCCGGCCGCCTCGGCGCGGACCTCGTCGACGCCTTCCTCACCGCGGGCTGGATCACCCGCGCGCGCGACACCCGCGCCCTGCGGCTGACCCCGACCGGCCGCCACGGACTGTCCCACCACCTCGGCATCACCGACCCCTGA
- a CDS encoding response regulator gives MARPGSPLETPGGDGPPAAGSSPLPESDGQPVRLLLVDRDVRVRAAIHQTIVLESDLTIVAEAADAARALVMAAHVGPSVALVDLLLPDPRTGLDLVRALSRGHGCAVVAMSARGGLREAALAAGAFALVDKSGDIDAILTAVRAAAEPGLSRRDRTPGPRAAGGGRGRS, from the coding sequence ATGGCACGTCCCGGATCCCCCCTGGAAACGCCCGGCGGCGACGGTCCCCCCGCCGCGGGCAGCTCGCCGCTCCCCGAGAGCGACGGTCAGCCGGTCCGGCTGCTGCTGGTGGACCGCGACGTCCGGGTACGGGCCGCCATCCACCAGACGATCGTCCTGGAGAGCGACCTGACGATCGTGGCCGAGGCCGCCGATGCCGCGCGGGCGCTGGTGATGGCCGCACACGTCGGCCCCTCGGTCGCCCTGGTGGACCTGCTGCTCCCGGACCCCCGCACCGGTCTTGACCTGGTGCGCGCCCTGAGCCGCGGGCACGGCTGCGCGGTCGTGGCCATGAGCGCCCGAGGCGGCCTGCGCGAGGCGGCCCTGGCCGCCGGGGCCTTCGCCCTCGTCGACAAGAGCGGCGACATCGACGCCATCCTGACCGCCGTCAGAGCCGCCGCGGAACCCGGGCTCAGCCGTCGGGATCGGACACCGGGCCCGCGTGCAGCCGGTGGAGGGCGTGGCCGTAGCTGA
- a CDS encoding response regulator transcription factor, with protein sequence MPTDTQAGRADQPFRVFLVDDHRVVRSGVAAYLAMVDDIEVVGEAADGQEALDRIAVLEPADALPDVVLMDLMMPGMDGITATRRIKARWPAVEVVAVTSFVEESKVRGALEAGAAGYLLKDADADEVAAAVRAAVAGRMHLDPAVARILADSTRAPQRTGESLTRRQREVLLLIAEGASNRQIAETLVVSERTARTHVSDILARLGLASRTQAAMWAVQEGLAQGPR encoded by the coding sequence ATGCCCACGGACACCCAGGCCGGTCGGGCCGACCAGCCCTTCCGCGTCTTCCTGGTCGACGACCACCGGGTCGTGCGCAGCGGTGTCGCCGCCTACCTGGCCATGGTCGACGACATCGAGGTGGTCGGCGAGGCCGCGGACGGCCAGGAGGCGCTGGACCGGATAGCCGTCCTCGAACCCGCCGACGCCCTGCCGGACGTGGTGCTCATGGACCTGATGATGCCGGGGATGGACGGCATCACCGCCACCCGCCGGATCAAGGCCCGGTGGCCGGCCGTCGAGGTGGTGGCGGTGACCAGCTTCGTGGAGGAGAGCAAGGTCCGTGGTGCCCTGGAGGCCGGGGCGGCGGGCTACCTGCTCAAGGACGCCGACGCCGACGAGGTCGCCGCCGCCGTCCGCGCCGCCGTCGCCGGGCGGATGCACCTGGATCCCGCCGTGGCCCGGATACTCGCCGACTCGACCCGGGCTCCCCAGCGGACCGGGGAAAGCCTGACCCGCAGGCAGCGCGAGGTGCTCCTGCTGATCGCCGAAGGGGCGTCGAACCGCCAGATCGCCGAGACCCTGGTGGTGAGCGAGCGCACCGCCCGCACCCATGTCTCGGACATCCTCGCCAGACTGGGCCTGGCCTCCCGTACCCAGGCCGCCATGTGGGCGGTACAGGAGGGACTGGCGCAGGGCCCGAGGTGA